The Drosophila virilis strain 15010-1051.87 unplaced genomic scaffold, Dvir_AGI_RSII-ME tig00001725, whole genome shotgun sequence genome includes a window with the following:
- the LOC116650018 gene encoding uncharacterized protein, giving the protein MFDEGASANGNDEATSASQVAVGTQAAVFKIKIKNLTDRLNRLSSELDPARLRDVDDYELQDYISMASDLQAKFEIVCDGLLEVDHASVDEDLQTSFESTIRQLRLSLQRERGNRSKVQQIPHCSTFNSAAADDSRSTFVVPNHSRLPQLKLPEFSGGYTEWADFSNLFTTVIDKDPYLTNIEKLQHLRSCLKGTALDTIRSLEISNANYAAALELLDKRFNNKRLIFQAHISEILGLRKVDKGATAQLREFSDKLNSHLRALKSMGSVEQIAGCVIVHTLLQKLDSVTQASWEDDAPLDVIPSCERFTTFIERRCQRLENADHATAMYTPSSQVGQNNSSRRTFVVTRNGTSACVFCEVAGHSIYKCLQFANLSPLLRLHEAKRLALCLNCLQRGHQLRVCGSSACRVCGSKHHSLLHLGNTSSHIAASSPNNAQDTETYSSSQNTLAALLSSPLTTAQHLKHDVVLLATAVINVKNRAGSLVPCRALLDSGSQLHIITSRLAHQLQLRKFKSTAIVSGIGDAAFASDGFSVNINVKSRVSEYSTCIPALIAPSITDNQPGFTLDPASWNIPSNIQLADPEFFKSQQIDMLIGASLFFDLLCVGQIKLAAGLPILQKTRLGWVATGGASHAGKSSFMAMRSMENPDLLVDSHLQPNTQIDELIRRFWELECCTDPESLPNKEERDCEAHFQANFKRLSTGDYSVRLPLRLGMYPLGDSYQQAVRRFLNLERKLDRNPLLKPQYAAFIKEYLDLGHMSLVTSAALGQCKYYLPHHCVLKEDSTTTKLRVVFDGSAVTTSGHSLNDALMAGPTIQPKLFSILMRFRTFAVALTGDICKMYRCVRVEPADSYFQCILWRESQHQKIQIYKLDTVTYGTKPASFLSVRAMHQLAMDEQKTFPIGSDIVKRDFYVDDLISGGSCVQEAIEILKQTSGLLAKGNFRLRKWCSSDTSVLQNIPEEDRETLLKFDDGSDITKTLGLVWDPASDCFLFSFSPLRLPSRLTKRSILSAIARFYDPLGLVGPVITKSKIFMQDLWRERLDWDESLPVHLSTAWVNFCADFEYTQQFQYPRRALSSDSTVEIHGFCDASLSAYGACVYTVSKCNGNTSVRLLCSKSRVAPVKTITVPKLELCGAALLAQLLSEICQMKVFDCRYYCWSDSAVTLAWIRNDASKFNVFVANRVAAIQELTTGMEWHHIPTELNPADIISRGALPSELFRSPLWAHGPSFLSKGKEEWPASCVPVESLPELRHKVLLGTAAQPDLSIGCKFINSFSKLQRVFAYVYKFVNRIRGAELTVDHLHHGTHWLLRSVQMATLSDDYKALKEGRHVKPSSSMASLAPFLDDFGLLRIGGRLKNSSLDFSARHPIILPRQHPVTRAIIVYFHKRNLHAGPRALLSSIRLQYWPIGGRKTVSSIVAKCIICFRAKPRLAEHIMADLPADRLNTSYPFMVTGVDYCGPFYYKNEVRNRPPVKCYISLFICFATKAVHLELVKDLSTTSFLNALKRFILTRSRPSRIWSDNATNFVGAKNELADLNRLFLRDEHVKAVNEFCLTESIEWLFIPPRSPHFGGLWEAAVKTAKHHFYRSVCSSILDFDSLQHPGDLDVLTPAHFLGTAPSSSYIEPDLRQLNFNRLNYFQRVTYLQQVFWARWREEYLTLLQQRSKWRTPQPGLSINDVVLVKDENLPPLKWPLARVQELISGSDGVSRVAVLQTATGVIRRAVRKLCLLPKQDDVESPCLPTGGECLVK; this is encoded by the exons atgtttgatgaaggtgcaagtgcaaatggaaatgatgaGGCGACATCAGCTAGTCAAGTGGCGGTTGGAACCCAGGCtgctgtttttaaaataaagatcaaGAATTTAACTGATCGACTCAATAGATTGTCCTCGGAACTTGATCCCGCTCGACTTCgcgatgttgatgactacgagctgcaagattacataagcatggcatctgacttgcaggcgaaatttgaGATAGTCTGTGATGGTTTGTTGGAGGTGGATCATGCCAGCGTTGATGAGGATCTTCAGACAAGTTTTGAGTCAACTATTAGGCAGCTACGGCTGTCCCTTCAACGCGAGCGCGGAAATCGAAGCAAGGTTCAGCAGATTCCGCATTGTTCCACCTTCAATTCAGCCGCAGCCGATGACTCGCGTTCTACCTTTGTTGTTCCAAACCACTCTCGATtgcctcaacttaaattgccggagtttagtggaggctacacagaatgggccgattTCTCGAACCTGTTCACCACGGTCATTGacaaggatccgtatttgaccaacattgaaaaactccagcatctacggtcatgccttaaaggaacagcgctggatacaattcgctcattggaaatttcaaacgcaaattatgctgccgctttagaactgcttgataagcgttttaataacaagcgtcttatttttcaggcacacatctcTGAAATTTTGGGTTTGAGAAAGGTGGACAAGGGCGCGACTGCACAGCTGCGCGAATTTTCAGATAAGCTCAACTCTCATCTACGtgctttaaaatcgatgggcagtGTGGAACAGATCGCCGGTTGCGTCATAGTACATACGTTGCTGCAAAAACTAGATAGCGTTACGCAGGCTAGCTGGGAGGATGATGCGCcgttggacgtcataccatcatGCGAGCGGTTTACAACCTTCATAGAGAGGCGTTGccaaaggctggaaaatgcggaTCACGCTACGGCAATGTACACGCCTAGCTCCCAGGTGGGCCAGAACAACAGTAGTAGAAGAACGTTTGTAGTGACTAGGAATGGAAcgagtgcttgtgtgttttgtgaagTCGCAGGCCactctatttataaatgtttgcaattcgcAAATTTATCGCCCTTGCTGCGCCTTCACGAAGCCAAGCGGCTTGCGCTGTGCCTAAACTGCCTGCAAAGGGgacatcagctgagagtcTGCGGCTCCAGCGCTTGCAGAGTTTGTGGAAGCAAACATCATAGCTTGTTGCATCTTGGCAACACAAGCAGTCACATCGCTGCTTCTAGCCCAAACAATGCTCAAGATACCGAAACTTATTCGTCATCCCAAAACACCTTGGCGGCACTTTTATCTTCGCCTCTCACTACCGCCCAGCATCTCAAGCACGATGTGGTCCTGCTTGCCACTGCCGTCATCAACGTGAAAAATCGCGCTGGCTCCTTGGTGCCTTGCCGTGCGTTGCTCGACTCTGGGTCGCAgttgcacatcatcacctctcgtcttgctcatcagctccagctgcgcaaattcaagtcaacagcaatcgtctctggcattggtgatgcagcATTTGCGTCCGATGGGTTTTCGgtcaacatcaatgtcaaatCTCGAGTGTCGGAGTACTCCACATGCATCCCGGCCTTGATTGCACCATCCATCACCGATAATCAGCCTGGCTTCACTCTTGACCCTGCATCATGGAACATTCcatcaaatatacaactagctgatcctgaattctttaaatctcagcaaatcgaCATGTTGATTGGAGCCAGTCTGTTCTTCGATCTGCTATGCGTCGGCCAGATTAAACTAGCTGCTGGACTGCCGATATTGCAAAAGACTCGCCTTGGTTGGGTGGCTACGGGAGGTGCCTCACATGCTGGAAAATCATCATTCATGGCCATGAGATCAATGGAgaatccagatctgctggtTGACTCGCATCTGCAGCCTAATACACAGATTGATGAATTAATCCGTCGTTTTTGGGAATTGGAATGCTGCACCGACCCTGAGTCCTTACCAAACAAGGAGGAACGCGACTGtgaggcacactttcaggccaattttAAACGTCTGTCGACTGGCgactattcagttcgtttaccgcTACGTCTAGGCATGTATCCgctgggtgactcctatcaacaggcgGTTCGTCGATTCCTGAACTTAGAAAGAAAACTAGACCGTAATCCACTATTGAAACCccagtatgcagcatttatcaaggaGTATCTTGACTTGGGTCACATGTCACTTGTTACCTCagctgcactgggccaatGCAAGTACTACctgccacatcactgcgtgctgaaggaggatagcactacaaccaagctaagggtcgtgtttgatggctcagcagttactacctctggacactcgctgaatgatgcactgatggcaGGTCCTACCATCCAACCGAAGCTGTTTTCGATACTGATGCGGTTTCGTACATTTGCAGTCGCCCTGACAGgcgatatatgcaaaatgtatcgatgcgtacgagtcgaacccgcagacagttattttcaatgtatCTTGTGGCGTGAGtctcagcatcagaagatacagatttacaaattagacaccgtcacctacggcacaaaaccagcatcgtttctctcagtgcgagctatgcaccaactggccatggatgagcagaaAACTTTCCCTATTGGCTCTGACATTGTTAAAAGAGATTTCTACGTGGATGACCTCATTTCTGGTGGTAGCTGTGTTCAAGAAGCAATTGAGATATTGAAACAAACATCTGGACTACTCGCCAAGGGGAACTTTAGGCTGCGCAAATGGTGTTCTAGCGACACATCTGTACTCCAAAACATACCGGAAGAGGATAGAGAAACGCTGCTTAAGTTTGACGATGGCAGTGACATCACGAAAACGTTAGGCCTCGTTTGGGATCCCGCTTCAGACTGTTTCCTTTTCTCCTTCTCTCCACTGAGGTTGCCCTCCAGACTGACAAAACGGTCAATACTCTCCGCAATTGCTCGCTTTTACGACCcccttggtcttgttggtcccgtaataacaaaatcgaaaatttttatgCAGGATCTCTGGAGAGAAAGGCTGGACTGGGATGAGAGCCTGCCCgtacacttaagcacagcctGGGTCAACTTCTGCGCTGATTTTGAGTATACTCAGCAATTCCAGTATCCCCGTCGAGCACTCTCATCAGACAGTACAGTGGAGATTCACGgattttgtgatgccagcctaAGCGCTTATGGAGCATGCGTCTATACAGTCTCAAAGTGCAATGGCAACACCAGCGTGCGTCTCTTAtgctccaaatcgcgtgtCGCGCCTGTGAAAACCATCACGGTACCAAAGCTGGAACTCTGCGGAGCTGCATTACTGGCTCAACTTCTCagcgaaatatgccaaatgaaagTGTTCGACTGTCGGTATTACTGTTGGTCAGACTCTGCCGTGACTTTGGCTTGGATTCGCAATGATGCTTCGAAATTCAATGTTTTCGTTGCCAACCGAGTCGCAGCCATCCAAGAGCTCACCACTGGAATGGAATGGCATCATATTCCCACCGAATTAAACCCGGCGGATATAATTTCACGAGGAGCGCTGCCTAGTGAGCTCTTCCGGTCTCCATTATGGGCCCATGGTCCGAGTTTTCTCAGTAAGGGAAAGGAAGAGTGGCCTGCCTCCTGTGTACCTGTCGAATCCTTACCAGAACTTCGACACAAGGTACTCCTCGGAACTGCAGCGCAACCGGATCTCTCGATTGGTTGCAAGTTCATCAATTCGTTTTCCAAGCTGCAGCGGGTCTTTGcttatgtttacaaatttgtaaatcgaATCCGAGGAGCTGAACTAACCGTTGACCACTTGCATCATGGCACACATTGGTTGCTgcggtcagtgcaaatggctaCTCTCAGCGATGACTACAAGGCATTGAAGGAAGGAAGGCATGTCAAACCGTCTAGCTCAATGGCCTCTCTTGCACCATTCCTTGACGACTTCGGCCTACTTCGCATCGGTGGACGGCTGAAAAACTCGTCGTTGGACTTCTCAGCGCGAcatccgattatattgccCCGTCAGCATCCTGTGACGCGAGCAATCATAGTTTACTTTCATAAACGAAACTTACACGCTGGACCTCGCGCTTTATTGTCTTCGATTCGGCTCCAgtactggcccattggcggtcgAAAAACAGTCTCCagtattgttgccaaatgcataatctgttttcgtgccaagccacgattggccgagcatataatggcagacctaccagctgatcgtctTAATACATCGTATCCCTTTATGGTCACTGGCGTTGAttactgtggaccattttACTACAAGAACGAAGTGCGCAACAGGCCACCAGTGAAATGCTATATCAGtctgttcatatgcttcgctacaaagGCGGTGCACTTAGAGCTTGTAAAGGACTTGTCCACAACATCGTTTCTAAACGCCCTAAAACGTTTCATCCTGACTCGCTCTCGACcttcaaggatctggtctgacaatgcgacaaacttcGTAGGTGCCAAGAACGAACTAGCAGATCTGAACCGCCTGTTCCTGAGAGACGAGCATGTCAAGGCCGTTAACGAGTTTTGCCTAACCGAATCAATTGAATGGTTGTTCATCCCTCCTCGCTCTCCGCACTTTGGTGGACTATGGGAAGCCGCTGTGAAGACTGCTAAGCACCACTTTTATCGATCTGTTTGCTCTTCCATTTTGGATTTCGATTCGCTGC agcatccaggtgatcttgacgtcttgacacccgcacacttCCTGGGTACAGCGCCATCTTCATCATACATTGAGCCCGATCTAAGGCAGCTTAACTTCAATcggcttaattattttcagcgcgtcacatatctccaacaagtattctgggcccgttggcgcgaagagtatttgacgcttcttcaacagcgctccaaatggcgcactCCTCAGCCTGGACTCTCCATTAACGATGTTGTCCTTGTAAAGGATGAGAATCTACCGCCGCTGAAGTGGCCACTCGCCAGAGTGCAAGAGCTGATCTCTGGATCTGATGGGGTATCCAGAGTTGCTGTGCTTCAAACTGCGACTGGAGTCATACGTAGAGCTGTACgaaagctgtgtttgctgcccaaacaggatgatgttgaaagcccttgccttccaacggggggagaatgtttggtcaagtaa